Proteins from a genomic interval of Streptomyces sp. Tu6071:
- a CDS encoding glycosyltransferase, which produces MSTAQSARPAPDAVPRPDAVPRPDTAPRPRVLHVITGLGVGGAEQQLRLLVPRLTADSEIVTLTHPGPLATALRADGVPVHHLGMRGNRDLSALPRLARHIRTGRYDLVHTHLYRACLYGRVAARLAGVRALVATEHSLGDTEIEGRPLTPGVRALYLAGERLGTATVAVSDTVAERLTRWGVPDTRVHVVPNGIDATAFAHDPELRTTARTALGIPDGAHVLAGAGRLVPGKRFTALVEALALLPPDHHLVLAGAGPEEAALRALTTRLRLDERVHLTGEQDPHGLRALFCAADVFLSPSADEAFGLAVVEALAAGLPVLYVRCPALEDLPPESAPAERVGGSPAALAEAVRWGRATGHGRGLPPGERFPVPAAVRHYAVERSAALLDTVYRHALAQAATPARPPRPRAPHPTRTKANTP; this is translated from the coding sequence ATGAGCACCGCTCAGAGCGCGCGCCCCGCTCCGGACGCCGTTCCCCGCCCGGACGCCGTTCCCCGCCCGGACACCGCCCCCCGCCCCCGCGTCCTCCACGTCATCACCGGACTGGGGGTCGGCGGCGCCGAGCAGCAGCTCCGCCTCCTCGTGCCCCGCCTCACCGCCGACAGCGAGATCGTCACCCTCACCCACCCCGGGCCCCTCGCCACCGCGCTGCGCGCCGACGGCGTGCCCGTCCACCACCTCGGCATGCGCGGCAACCGCGACCTGAGCGCGCTGCCCCGCCTCGCCCGCCACATCCGTACGGGCCGCTACGACCTCGTGCACACGCACCTCTACCGCGCCTGCCTCTACGGCCGCGTCGCCGCGCGCCTCGCGGGTGTCCGCGCGCTCGTCGCCACCGAGCACTCGCTCGGGGACACCGAGATCGAGGGCCGCCCCCTGACCCCCGGCGTCCGCGCCCTCTACCTCGCGGGCGAACGCCTCGGCACCGCGACCGTCGCCGTCTCCGACACCGTCGCCGAACGCCTCACCCGCTGGGGCGTCCCCGACACCCGCGTCCACGTCGTCCCCAACGGCATCGACGCCACCGCCTTCGCCCACGACCCCGAGCTGCGCACCACCGCGCGCACCGCCCTCGGCATCCCCGACGGCGCGCACGTCCTCGCCGGAGCGGGCCGCCTCGTCCCCGGCAAACGCTTCACCGCCCTCGTCGAGGCCCTCGCCCTCCTCCCCCCGGACCACCACCTCGTCCTCGCGGGCGCGGGCCCCGAGGAGGCCGCCCTGCGCGCCCTCACCACGCGGCTGCGCCTGGACGAGCGCGTGCACCTCACCGGCGAACAGGACCCGCACGGACTGCGCGCCCTGTTCTGCGCCGCCGACGTCTTCCTCTCGCCCTCCGCCGACGAAGCCTTCGGACTCGCCGTCGTCGAGGCACTCGCTGCCGGACTCCCCGTCCTCTACGTGCGCTGCCCCGCCCTGGAGGACCTGCCGCCCGAGTCGGCGCCCGCGGAGCGCGTCGGCGGCTCACCGGCCGCGCTCGCCGAGGCCGTCCGCTGGGGCCGCGCCACCGGCCACGGGCGCGGGCTCCCGCCGGGCGAGCGGTTCCCCGTGCCCGCCGCCGTGCGCCACTACGCCGTCGAGCGCTCCGCCGCCCTCCTCGACACCGTCTACCGCCACGCCCTCGCCCAGGCGGCGACCCCCGCCCGCCCCCCGCGCCCCCGCGCGCCCCACCCGACCCGTACGAAAGCGAACACGCCGTGA